The sequence gtgtgtgttgtgtacgTGAGGacagtgtgtgcagctgaaaGCCGGTTACCTAAAGGGGCTGTGCCAGGCCAGGCCAAAGTGGGTTAATAAAAATAACCAGCGTAGGAGCAGCGACAATCCAGGAGTGCAGGCAGAGGAGTtacagagaatgagagagaagggATAGACAGTCAGTGGCGTGAGTAGGAAAGGATCAGACGCTTAGCTTTCTGAAGGTAAAAGCTGTTTCAGTGATTATGGTTATATTACAGCAGGTTTTAATAGTAAttatcttttgtgttttttaatattccctcttaaatatattttctttatttaaataaagtttgcAATAGATGTGATGGCGGAAGGAGAAATAAACTGacaatttgtgtgtttttattcccGGGCGTTTATGTACGACTTTACTGTTACCTGCATATTGTTTAGGACATTTAGTTCATTCTCACTCACAGGCAAAAACAGGGATTGGGAGCAGAATTATTATTCACATTGCGAGTGGATTACCGAAACATATGGCTATGTCAGAACTTGTAAACCTAAGCAAATATAAACATATTAATCATATTCCTTTGCTTGTCAAAATGTGAAGGTTTTATGTGTATATTGTATGTGTGCACGCTTGCCTACGTGATcgttgcaagtgtgtgtttcgCATTTTTTTGGAATTAATGATTGTTcagatgacatttttaaaattggaTTTCTGTCGTGTAATATTATTgcactttttatgtttatgttttttgttatttttccttcTGTCCCCCTGGTTTTGTCCTCCCCACCTTCTCTTGGTGTATTTCTATTGCTAATATTTCCTCCTCTCCACAATCAGTTTTTTATGTCTCAAGACATATGTGTTTCTagtatttgtttcttttctcactgttttttctgtgtttttaatgtgccTCATTTATGAACATTTGTCATGCACAatttttgtgcttttaaaaaacgataaacaaaaatatgtttaactTGAATTTCCCCTGTTTTCTGTCAGGTTCTGTAAGTTTTTATCAATATGTATATGGATGCAACCTGACTTAAGTTTTACTGCCAGAAGATTACATGATAGGGGATAATgaaaatttgaaattaaatgaagtTGCCTCTTCTCTTTTTAATATCTCTATTTTATCTTATCTGCATTTAAGatatttttgtgaattttgcctTTAGCCTGCCTTTTTGTCTTCATTGTTTCTTACATGCATCTTTACCTTCATACAAGTGAATAGGTgtcacagttttttaaaaatccatcaTCTCATCACAGTTGATGAGACCTTCATCAGGGTTATCTCTAatgttctctcttcctctctgtctccgtctctgCAGGTTATGAGGACGACAAGATGGAGTTCCCAGACCACAGCAGACATTTACTCCAGTGTCTGAGTGAGCAGCGCCACCAGGGCTTCTTGTGCGACTCCACGGTGCTGGTGGGAGATGCCCAGTTCCGTGCCCACCGCGCTGTGCTGGCCTCTTGCAGCATGTACTTCCACCTCTTCTACAAGGACCAGCTGGACAAGCGAGACGTGGTGCACCTCAACAGCGACATCGTCACGGCCCCGGCCTTCGCCCTGCTCCTGGAGTTCATGTATGAGGGAAAACTGCAGTTCCAGGCCTTGCCCGTAGAGGACGTGCTGGCGGCAGCCAGTTACTTGCACATGTATGACATTGTCAAGGTGTGTAAGAAGCGTTTGAAGCAGAAGGCCACAGCTGAGGCAGACAGCACACGTCGGGAGGATGACGGCGGATCCAGCTGCTCCGACAAGGCTGACAGTTTATCAGACGGCTCCACGGGCCGGCCCGCCACCGCCGACCTCCTGCCCAGCGACGAAGAGGAGGATGGAAGCAAGGCTGAGGGAGGAGCTCTGTGGCTCAGGCTGCCCTCCACAGAGAGGCCCGGGACGCCGGCCACAGCTGCAGCCAGCCCTGGGCACGGGGAGGCTGAGATGCAGAGTGGGGAAGGTCTGGGCGAGGGAGGGAAGCTGCTTTCCCCAGCCGGCAGCCCCACCAGCTCCACCGGATCTCTCTCCCAGAGGTCCCAGCGCTCGGTGAGCTCTCGTGGTGGTCGGCGGGGTAGGAGAGTGTCAACAGATGCGGCCGACTGCGTCCTGGACCTGTCGGTCAAGCCGGTCGCCGGTAGCAACCACAGTAACCACCACCAGTCGTATTTCAGCGGGGCAGCGACGCCAGACAGCCTGCAGAGCCCATTGGCCGTGAGGGTCAAGGTGGAGAGGGGCGTGGCTtcagatgaggaagaggagttgGGGGGTGGGGACTATGACATGGAGCACAGCGGCATCACCAAGGCAACAGGCCCGAGTGCCAACGGGGGTCTCAACCACCACGGGGTCGGGGGACCTCTGTCGGCCCAGCGGAGACTCGGCCTGGAAGCTCACCTGTCGGCTCTGCGCGAAGCATCTCTGGCCACCgagctggagagggaggaaaaggccCCGGCGGCGGGAGAGGACGAGGACATGCTGGGGGGCGACAGCGACCGCACCCAGGCCGAGGCGGCCAGCATGGATAGCTCCTTGCTGCCCTACGTCTCCAACATGCTGTCAGCGCCCCACACCCAGATCTTTATGTGCCCGCTGTGTAACAAGGTCTTCCCCTCCCCGCACATCCTCCAGATTCACCTCAGCTCCCACTTCAG is a genomic window of Myripristis murdjan chromosome 15, fMyrMur1.1, whole genome shotgun sequence containing:
- the zbtb18 gene encoding zinc finger and BTB domain-containing protein 18 isoform X2, which produces MHTAAGYEDDKMEFPDHSRHLLQCLSEQRHQGFLCDSTVLVGDAQFRAHRAVLASCSMYFHLFYKDQLDKRDVVHLNSDIVTAPAFALLLEFMYEGKLQFQALPVEDVLAAASYLHMYDIVKVCKKRLKQKATAEADSTRREDDGGSSCSDKADSLSDGSTGRPATADLLPSDEEEDGSKAEGGALWLRLPSTERPGTPATAAASPGHGEAEMQSGEGLGEGGKLLSPAGSPTSSTGSLSQRSQRSVSSRGGRRGRRVSTDAADCVLDLSVKPVAGSNHSNHHQSYFSGAATPDSLQSPLAVRVKVERGVASDEEEELGGGDYDMEHSGITKATGPSANGGLNHHGVGGPLSAQRRLGLEAHLSALREASLATELEREEKAPAAGEDEDMLGGDSDRTQAEAASMDSSLLPYVSNMLSAPHTQIFMCPLCNKVFPSPHILQIHLSSHFREQEGIRSKPAGDVNVPTCSICGKTFSCMYTLKRHERTHSGEKPYTCTTCGKSFQYSHNLSRHAVVHTREKPHACKWCERRFTQSGDLYRHIRKFHCELVNSLSVKSEPLALPNVRDWAIEDSSQELWK
- the zbtb18 gene encoding zinc finger and BTB domain-containing protein 18 isoform X3 is translated as MEFPDHSRHLLQCLSEQRHQGFLCDSTVLVGDAQFRAHRAVLASCSMYFHLFYKDQLDKRDVVHLNSDIVTAPAFALLLEFMYEGKLQFQALPVEDVLAAASYLHMYDIVKVCKKRLKQKATAEADSTRREDDGGSSCSDKADSLSDGSTGRPATADLLPSDEEEDGSKAEGGALWLRLPSTERPGTPATAAASPGHGEAEMQSGEGLGEGGKLLSPAGSPTSSTGSLSQRSQRSVSSRGGRRGRRVSTDAADCVLDLSVKPVAGSNHSNHHQSYFSGAATPDSLQSPLAVRVKVERGVASDEEEELGGGDYDMEHSGITKATGPSANGGLNHHGVGGPLSAQRRLGLEAHLSALREASLATELEREEKAPAAGEDEDMLGGDSDRTQAEAASMDSSLLPYVSNMLSAPHTQIFMCPLCNKVFPSPHILQIHLSSHFREQEGIRSKPAGDVNVPTCSICGKTFSCMYTLKRHERTHSGEKPYTCTTCGKSFQYSHNLSRHAVVHTREKPHACKWCERRFTQSGDLYRHIRKFHCELVNSLSVKSEPLALPNVRDWAIEDSSQELWK
- the zbtb18 gene encoding zinc finger and BTB domain-containing protein 18 isoform X1, whose product is MYFLRQDKSTWLTGYEDDKMEFPDHSRHLLQCLSEQRHQGFLCDSTVLVGDAQFRAHRAVLASCSMYFHLFYKDQLDKRDVVHLNSDIVTAPAFALLLEFMYEGKLQFQALPVEDVLAAASYLHMYDIVKVCKKRLKQKATAEADSTRREDDGGSSCSDKADSLSDGSTGRPATADLLPSDEEEDGSKAEGGALWLRLPSTERPGTPATAAASPGHGEAEMQSGEGLGEGGKLLSPAGSPTSSTGSLSQRSQRSVSSRGGRRGRRVSTDAADCVLDLSVKPVAGSNHSNHHQSYFSGAATPDSLQSPLAVRVKVERGVASDEEEELGGGDYDMEHSGITKATGPSANGGLNHHGVGGPLSAQRRLGLEAHLSALREASLATELEREEKAPAAGEDEDMLGGDSDRTQAEAASMDSSLLPYVSNMLSAPHTQIFMCPLCNKVFPSPHILQIHLSSHFREQEGIRSKPAGDVNVPTCSICGKTFSCMYTLKRHERTHSGEKPYTCTTCGKSFQYSHNLSRHAVVHTREKPHACKWCERRFTQSGDLYRHIRKFHCELVNSLSVKSEPLALPNVRDWAIEDSSQELWK